CTtttcaacatgtatatatatttagttatataactatatttaaatatttatgaatGACATATATTTAAAGTTATGATAGAAATGTGGACgaaatatattttcaatatatattttaaacattttttataatacAATTATAAATATGCTGGTTTGACATATTTGTTTTCAGAACTGCTGCACACGTGGGCCCAGAGCGCCTCTGGCACGTCGTGAGAATGACGCAACAGCAACGAACCCGGAAGTGCAGCACCGACTGTAAACACAGCTGTAGACGCTGTTGCTAAAGCAAAAGATGGTATACGTGTCGAACGGTGAGTGCTTTGTACCCTGTCTTCAACTGTGTTCTCATCTTCAGAGAAAAATGTCAACGGTCTTGTTGAAATAACGTGTCTACGTCTGAACCCTTTCAGTGGAAACATCTCGCTTCAACatgaaatgtgtatttgtaGCAGCGCGTTGAGCTACATTAAGCTAAGCTAGCTCGTTAGCGTGTAGCCCAGCAGGATAAACTGCTGTATTAATTCAGTGTGGGTATCTACTTACTGTTCCTCTGTTGACACTAGTAGTTTGAGTGTGTTACGTTGAACATCAGGCAGCGTAACAAGTCTCGGACCTCGCTGTTCTGACGTCAATACGCTCACGAACTGACCCCGTCCCTCAGGTCAGGTCCTGGACAGCAGGTCCCAGTCGCCATGGCGAATGTCCTTCCTGGTGGATTTCTTCTGGGGAGCCGTGGACTTCATCGGCCTGTTGTAGGTTCTCCTCTGTCTAATGTCAACGTGTTGCTAGCCAAACTCATGGGAAGTGGTGGAATAGTTACTGTGTGGCTTTGAGAAGTTCACCGTCTTAATGTGGGCCATTGGGGTGTTTATTTGTTATGACGTTGATGCTGATGTGGATCTTAATGTCACGTGTTGCTCAGGTATTTTTGTCACAAGTCAAATATTGAAGGATACCAGTGGTGTTTCAGTATTACCTCGTGACTTCGCCATTCACACTGATCTTTGTTGTCCTCCTACCAGTTTTAAGACGATACTTCACCCCAACATGACAAAGGATGGGAACGGTGGTTTATCCCGCTTCACTGATGGCAGAGGGTAGGTTTCTGGGGCGCAGTCATTTCtccacacatgtaaacacaggcGACATGCTCAACATCAGCGGTTCTCAACTTTTCAGTGATGGACCCccttcagccaagtaccccctaaccaaCGCAAAGCATGTTTGGTTGTAATGCACAGCACTGTGCCGTCAGTGTCtgattttaatataaaaatatgtttatgaacgtacatttatatttattgaataacattttttaaatgattgtctTTAATGGATGGTCATTTTAAATCTTGTAATTCAcctaccccctggagtgccttaaTGTAcctccatttgagaaccactgctctacgTGTCCCTCGACCCTGACCATTGAACGGGCCCTAATCTGACGGTGGGAGTGAAACTCACCTGTTACTAGAATCCTATCTCAAAATGTTTCTGAATCCAAGGATCGTCCTGACCTGGGCACCTCAGAGTTGAAATGTTATCTTATGCTGCCACTACAGCAGTTGAATGAACTGCAGCATCGTGAGTGTTTCTCATTGATGTTGCCCATTCCTTCACATTGAGTTTCAAATAACTAATGTAGCAAAGGAAAAGATAAACTATAACGGATCATTTAACTCTCATTCTATAATGTTTcctcttgtgttttttattttcagtcctccaggtcctcctggtaGCAGAAGACGGATGGGAAGAATTAACCACGGTGCAGGTCCCACCGCCCCACCgatgggtggaggaggatgaggaaggtgaggatatatttaattgtttattattattgatcacCCATCAGATAAAACCCTTGTTGATATCTTGTACCTTCTCTGAAGCCTGTGTAACAACATTTGTTTGTTACAAGTGGCCGTAAACCTGTGTTTTTCAATTGCCTGAAATATTTTGAAGACATACggtaacacatttatttatatccctCTTATCTCTCTAGGTAAACGCCTACACTAAATGTGTAGGCGTGGGGCCTGGCACAGTGTCCATTTGCTGACAACCGAAAGAAAGATGGTGATGTCACAGtgctgaagcccctcccctcatcagCTGCCGCTGCAACGAGCAGCTTCTTGACGCCTTTCTGGGAATTCCTACACGTAGGAACCAGAATGACCGATCCAGCAGCTATCCACGGTTCCTCCCTTTATCCTCTTTGGAGTCCCACCAGTTCTTTTCTAGGAATCATTCATTAGTTTGCCattattttgtatctttgtTTCAATAAAATTATGCAATGTTTAAACATGTTACTGAGTTCCATTACCATCACACTGTAATGACACAAGCTGCCTCTGTAGAGCGAGGCAATACTGACAGTGGTGGTATCCCATAACCCtgtaattaatataaaacattaaatcTAAAATGGGTGATTGTGTTTGTAATGTGGAAGAGCCTGCAGAGGCATTTGTTGTGTTAACCCAGTCAAAACATGTCTTAAAAGCAAAGTGTTACTGGGTTTGTAAATTCAGTTGCAATTCAAAACCCTTATTTCAattaaaaatattcataattcaaagAAAGGTGGATCTTGTTTGTTCCAACAATTGTGTATCCAAGTGTTATTTGGTTTATTTACACATTCAAACTTTCATAAAGAGGCAAGAACTGCAGTATTTACAGAAGACCGTTCAAAAGTTCTACAATATTGACTCCTACTTAGCGGTGCTATAATTGTCGGAGGGCTTCGATGTCCTGAACGATGCCCACGCTGCGCCTCGTGTGGAAACTCCCCCGTTGGATTCAAGTAAACAGTTTGCTTTCACCAGACGAAGGCCGCTCTCTCGCGGAGCATCCGGACACCAAACCGCTGCCACTCCCTCTGGTGGATCCACATCTCCTGAGTGGTGTCCAGACACGCCAGCACTGCCCCCCCCTTCCATGATATCAGCCGAGGGTCCATGTCCTAGGAATGCACAGCAATACATTAGAGGTGTGTATATAATGtgcctctctctccaggatgtatGTGTAGCACTCATCTAACTCCCAACAGTCGACatacatgaaaataaaaactatGCCCACTGACCAACGTGCTCCTTCGCCCACACTGCGGATCTGTGTCCGACTTTGACCGCACTACATATTCCAGCTTACCTTTGGCCGTGTGATAACTTCCACGTTGTCTACAAGCCTTCTGAACGAGGGCGGCATCTTGTTGACGATGCGGTGAAGCAGAAACTCCTGAGCACCATGAAACATGAGCCCTCCTCCCACGACCAGGATGGAGCTGTACATCTTGCGTTTGGTTTCATCCGATGCTACAAAAAAGAAGATACAAGATGAGCTCATATCGGACATATTGAGCTCTATCAAACATCTGTCCTCCGCATCCTTTATTGCATATCCATGTGTTACTCTACTTCATCCTGTCCATCCTTACCACAGCAGTCGATGCTATGCAGGATGGCCTTATCCAGGCCCAGTGCTTTGCTCTCAAACTGGCTCATGATGGCAGTCTTCCTGGAAAGGTGAGCAGACaggggctcctccacctctcctgccCCCATCAGGCACTCCCCCTGCGCAGGCCCAAACTCCATCTCCACCTTCATCCCTCCTCCACCGCTGCCACTCCCACATCCCCTGGTTAGGTCAGAAAGCTCCCCGACCCCTCCCTGACCGCTCATCTCACCGTCCAAACCAGCACCTGGTCTGGACAAACCCTTCCGGTCTGCAGCAGATTTTGAGGACTGGTAAAGAAAATAGGATAgttataatacattttttaaagaatcacAGAGTCTCTACAGAAGAAGATATAGTTATTATATAATCTACAGTATGTGTGAGTGGGTTACCTGGTCCTGTTTGCTCTGTGTAGCCATCAGGTAGTGTTCATCATGAGGATCCTCGGAGTCTCCTTGGGAACGGTACTGAAGTGATGTCATCTTTTGACCTACGATGCCAAATGTGGTCGGGTAGAAAAGACCCATAGGTGCCTAACATATAGAGATGAGCCGGAAAAATATGAGGGTTGGACACAAATATAGCcccagataataataaaaaattcgAGCTGGAGACTGAAAATGCATAGTTATTCATTACTATCCAATTTACGTACCTGTAATTTCTCATCCCCTAGTCGAACCTGGTAAAGAAGAGCTGGGGCTTCTGGGAGGCGGGTCTGGAATTCATGATCTTGTAGCCCTGATATGTCCTATTAAGAAAAAATGcaggttaaaacacattttggaaTTTATCTGAATAACTGCAGATTTCTCTGTCCATTCTTAAACAGGATTATGGTAATTTAAACCAACAGAAAGGAGCCAGCGCTGATCTAAAATGGTTTAAAGTACAACACAACAGTTTCCCAGTACTCCCTCTCCACATAGAACCCCCTCCCCCTGATCAACACACACTTGGTTCAGATGGCAGAAGGTCTCCTTCAGATGCTGCAGGAGCTGACAGTCCAGTCTGCTGGACAGCTGACAGTCTCTGTAGGGAAAGCCCCCCCTCTGCAGGAGCCAGAAGAAAGTGCGGGTCACATCTGAGCCGCCATACGCCAAACACAACCTGCAAAGTCCAACAGACAAGAAATACAAAGTCACTGAGGGAATTATTTGTCTTCTTCCTGAAAACCCTTGTTTCAATAGACTGGCAGTGTGTAATAACTCAACTGGACCAACACACTAACTGTTCCCTTGAATCAGAGGGAAAGTAAAACGTAATCGTATTGCAAAGGAATGCAAAATAATTCCAGAAACCAAATTCCCACTTTGACGGCAACACAACTAACTAGAAACAATGTACTCAATGCTTTATTAAAAAACTCAACAATGAGTTTTGTCGTCTTCTGTCTGCCACTGTGACCGAGTCACGTGTAAAAGGGATCCGTGATGTCTCCGATTGTAACCTGGATGAATTAACTGACAAAGAAACCTGCCGGGGgctgattgggaggaacggttTGCCTGATGTGAACCCGAGTGCTGTTCcgttattggacttctgtgctagccacggtTTGTCCATGATGAATGTTTGAGCGTAAGtgccgtatgtcttggacactcggatgaagagaggagcagagctgtcaactgatcagATTGCCAGGGAGCCAGAaagcccaaacgtgtagtgAGGGTGAACTGGGAACATCTGCCGCAGGGTCCTGTCCGGGAGGCCTCTTGGGGTCGGTTGGCCCAGGCGTCTCCTGAAGCAACTGACaggtaccggcaggccagaaAGTCAGTTAAGGCTGTCAAAAAACTCTTTAGTGGCAAGGCACTGGGGATGCTGAAGGCTGGCATATTTCAGatgggtggtggttcccatttccaaaaagggggaccggagagtgtgctcaaACTATCGGGGTATCACACTCCTCAGCCTCCCGGGGAAAGCTTACGCCGGAGTGCTGGAAAGGAGACACCGACCGTTTGTggaacctcagattcaagacgagcagtgcggattccgtcccgatCGTGGGACACTGAACCAGCTCTTTACCCTCGCATGACCactggaggggtcctgggactttgcccaaccagtctacatgtgATTTTCGGACATGGAGACGGGCTTTCGACGAGTCCCTCtgggttttttgtgtgtgtgtggggggggggcagactcgTTGCAACAGgatatccggtctctgtacgcctgcagtagaaGCTGTGTTCATATTCTCAGCATTAAGTCAGACATGTTCCCGGTAGTTGTTGGCCTTCGCCAGgactgccctttatcaccggtcctgtttgtgactttcatggacaggatatacaattcagttcaattcagtttatttttataatctCTAATTCGGATGTCTTCTGGACCATTAGTGGTTTTCCAGGTACGTTCAACTGgtaggagaccccggggaagactcaggacacgctggagggattatatctcccagctggcctgggaacacCTCGGGAACCCCCAGAATGAGCTAAAAAGTGTTGCGGGTTAGAGGGAAGCCTGGGTCAGCCTGATGGGTTAGTCTGATGGGTCTGCGGCCACCGTCCACAGAACGCGGATAAAAATTGATGGGTGGATGAATTGACTATTTAATGGAAATAGATTAAACGTAGAAGTGGTTATCAGTCCCACCTGGAGTTCCGGTGGGACACGCCGTCCTCTACACAGCAAAGACTGGACTTCTGGTCTCCGACATCCACGACAC
The genomic region above belongs to Pseudoliparis swirei isolate HS2019 ecotype Mariana Trench chromosome 9, NWPU_hadal_v1, whole genome shotgun sequence and contains:
- the selenok gene encoding selenoprotein K, which produces MVYVSNGQVLDSRSQSPWRMSFLVDFFWGAVDFIGLFFKTILHPNMTKDGNGGLSRFTDGRGPPGPPGSRRRMGRINHGAGPTAPPMGGGG
- the actr8 gene encoding actin-related protein 8, with the translated sequence MTQAEKEQDNGKEKEKERDKEKEKEQQRGVKRPIAPPVIPDPLQEQIQSNFIIVIHPGSRTLRIGRATDNLPVTLPHVIARRHKQTGQPRYEDAWLLRDGLNKTESNDQRQNGLKMVDQAIWSKKMSNGVRRTPVSAEQARAYNCQIRPAVLDGSSRVKWSNAAHQPPHLVGEEALYVNPSDCYNIHWPIVRGQLNVHAGTGGSLTAVLADLETIWSHVIQKQLEIPLKDLKYYRCILLVPDIYNRQHVKEVVNMLLLNMGFSAIIVHQESVCATFGSGLSSACVVDVGDQKSSLCCVEDGVSHRNSRLCLAYGGSDVTRTFFWLLQRGGFPYRDCQLSSRLDCQLLQHLKETFCHLNQDISGLQDHEFQTRLPEAPALLYQVRLGDEKLQAPMGLFYPTTFGIVGQKMTSLQYRSQGDSEDPHDEHYLMATQSKQDQSSKSAADRKGLSRPGAGLDGEMSGQGGVGELSDLTRGCGSGSGGGGMKVEMEFGPAQGECLMGAGEVEEPLSAHLSRKTAIMSQFESKALGLDKAILHSIDCCASDETKRKMYSSILVVGGGLMFHGAQEFLLHRIVNKMPPSFRRLVDNVEVITRPKDMDPRLISWKGGAVLACLDTTQEMWIHQREWQRFGVRMLRERAAFVW